From the Helicobacter mustelae genome, the window TCATTGAGGATATTTGTCTTGATTCCAAAATCAATGGCGATGATGTTTTTCTTGGTTTTTGAGGGCTCATAGTCCCATGTCTCAAAATCAAAAACACCCCTTTGGTGTTTGTAGGAGGATTTGGTAGAAACAAGATTGATGTAATTTATCTCCTCGATGCGTTGGGATTTTTTTAGCATCTGGCGCAACTCTTGCTTGTCAGAGATCTCAGTAGAGGCAATCATCATCATGGAGCCTTCCTGGCGCACTGTTTTGATGAGATCTCTGGTATTCACCCTAGCTATCCCCATGATATTAGACCGCCTTAGCAACAAGTCTAGACTCTCTTTGGCACGGAAATTAGAAAAATACTCATTATACTCTCGCACCAAAATCCCCTTGCAATGCGGAGTCTTTGACTCTGCATCCTGGGGATTGGCCCCCACTATGCCAATCTCTGGCATGCTAAAAACCACAAACTGCCCTGCATAACTGGGGTCTGTGATGATCTCTTGATATCCACTCATCGAGGTATTAAAGACGATCTCGCCCACGCTGCTACCCTGCGCGCCAAAAGAGGAGGCCTCAAAAAACATCCCATTTTCTAAATAAACCCAAGCCTCTTGCACTAAAAACCTCTTCTCTTTAGTTCCTCTTGATACATCTTCTCAAAGACGAGCTCATATTCCTCTGTGCCCACAATCAATTTTCGCTTATAATTTTTTAACTTATCAAATACTGCACTTTCGACATCTTCATACACCTTGGCATACAGGTCAATGGATTTGAAGATGAGATTTTTCACAAGATTTTCACTCACCCTTACTTTGATAAACCCCTCCAAGATCAATTCATCCAAGAGCTTATGAGAGAGTTCATTATAGCGATCCTCCCAGGAGAGAGAAAAATTCTCATCATTGGCGATCTGGCGCTTAATCATCCAAAAAAGCTGTTTTTCATCTGCGCGCATGAACTCAATATTTTCTAGATTCTCCTCGATAAGCTGCTTTGCTTTTGCATCAATCTGCATTTCTTTTTTGATTCCCTCCTCCAAAACCTCCCCAGCGATTTTTGCAATATTTTCTAGAGAAGTTTTGACCTCCAAAAGATTTGAACCTGCAATGTCAATGGCAATTTTATTGGCCACATAAGGAACATGAGTTGTTTTCAATTTCATTGCGCACCCCTTTGATTGAATGGCTCATTTTAACGAGTTTTCCATAAATCTTTTATAAAAATCCTAAAAGATTAACTGATTTTCCTCTTCTGTAATCTTCTTCTCTGGCAGCTTAGAAATATCAGTATAAAAATACTTGGTTCCATCAATAGTCTTTTGATAAACACCATCAGGAATGCGGAAATTCCTCCCAAGTGCTGGGTCAATTTTTAGAACATGATTGATAAAATCTGAAAACACAGGCGCCACGATACTAGCCCCGCCACCCACGCGCCCAATGGAGCCATTATTGTCATTGCCAAACCAAATCACAATCTGGATATCTGGAGTGAAACCACAAAACCATGCATCATTATTATTGTTTGTCGTGCCTGTTTTGCCAGCCACATCCATCCCTCGCACCCTGGCTCTGCGCGCAGTTCCATTTTTCACGACTTCTTCCAAGATTGAAGTCACTAGATATGCTTGCTGGGGAGAGGTGATGTCTTCTTGATTGGGGTGGAAATATTCTTTGACACCACTTGGCTTGATGACTTCTTTGATGAGATTTGGCTCAATCATGGTCCCATGATTAGAAAAAATCGAATAGGCACGCGCCAAATCAATGGGAGTGACAATTAAGCTGCCCAGAATAATCGTGAGATTTTTTGTGGCAGGATGGAAGCCATAGCGCTCTAGGGCATTATAGGTTTTCTCAAATCCCACCGTGTCTACGAGATTGATGGTAGCAAGATTGAGGGAGTGAATGAGCGCATAACGCAAGCTCACGATCCCATTGAAGGAATTTGCCGCATTCTTGGGGCGCCAGTACTCATCATCCTTGCCAAAACTCCGTGCCACATCTGGGATCATGGTAGCAGGAGAATATCCCATGTCAAAGGCATTGAGGTAGATAAAGGGCTTGATGGTGCTGCCAATTTGTCGACGAGCTTGAGTGGCTCGATTAAATGAGGTTTTATTATAATCAATGCCGCCAATGAGCGCTAAAATCTCACCAGTTTTTGCCTGCGTGACGACCATTG encodes:
- the carA gene encoding glutamine-hydrolyzing carbamoyl-phosphate synthase small subunit, which codes for MQEAWVYLENGMFFEASSFGAQGSSVGEIVFNTSMSGYQEIITDPSYAGQFVVFSMPEIGIVGANPQDAESKTPHCKGILVREYNEYFSNFRAKESLDLLLRRSNIMGIARVNTRDLIKTVRQEGSMMMIASTEISDKQELRQMLKKSQRIEEINYINLVSTKSSYKHQRGVFDFETWDYEPSKTKKNIIAIDFGIKTNILNELTAAGLEVEILPHSFLAEDIIARFASGQIQGVFLSNGPGDPMILRKEIQEIQKLIVAKIPMFGICLGHQLLSIAHGYETYKLKFGHHGGNHPVKNMQTGEVEITSQNHNYSVPESIKEVAEITHRNLFDGTIEGIAYRDAPIFSVQYHPESSPGPKEARKLFLKFANMMS
- a CDS encoding DUF507 family protein, whose protein sequence is MKLKTTHVPYVANKIAIDIAGSNLLEVKTSLENIAKIAGEVLEEGIKKEMQIDAKAKQLIEENLENIEFMRADEKQLFWMIKRQIANDENFSLSWEDRYNELSHKLLDELILEGFIKVRVSENLVKNLIFKSIDLYAKVYEDVESAVFDKLKNYKRKLIVGTEEYELVFEKMYQEELKRRGF
- a CDS encoding transglycosylase domain-containing protein; translation: MIFKKKTWFVLFLILSGGLLFWLFIVWVSLQEDVKKLKNYKPQLTTQILDRKDRLVANVFGSQFRFYARFDEIPPRMIEALLAVEDTLFFEHHGINYDAILRASIKNLRHGKYSEGGSTLTQQLIKNTILTRDKTLYRKIKEAMLAIEIESILSKEEILERYLNDTFLGHGYFGVKAAALGYFKKSLDQLTLKEITMIAGLPRAPSYYDPTKNMDFSLARANNILERMYNLGWIGESEYRSALVEIPEVYNQTLAQNQAPYVVDMVLKQLDYIQDLRTGGYVIKVGIDLDYQNIAQKVMERGYEHAIKINKLEKGNMLNGAMVVTQAKTGEILALIGGIDYNKTSFNRATQARRQIGSTIKPFIYLNAFDMGYSPATMIPDVARSFGKDDEYWRPKNAANSFNGIVSLRYALIHSLNLATINLVDTVGFEKTYNALERYGFHPATKNLTIILGSLIVTPIDLARAYSIFSNHGTMIEPNLIKEVIKPSGVKEYFHPNQEDITSPQQAYLVTSILEEVVKNGTARRARVRGMDVAGKTGTTNNNNDAWFCGFTPDIQIVIWFGNDNNGSIGRVGGGASIVAPVFSDFINHVLKIDPALGRNFRIPDGVYQKTIDGTKYFYTDISKLPEKKITEEENQLIF